From the Lolium rigidum isolate FL_2022 chromosome 2, APGP_CSIRO_Lrig_0.1, whole genome shotgun sequence genome, one window contains:
- the LOC124687019 gene encoding N-(5'-phosphoribosyl)anthranilate isomerase 1, chloroplastic-like: protein MAPSISVRQPQRISILHTNVHTRIPLVKTSCLAMKSAHGSNTVTSSLQSHEGAKVIQPVVKMCGITTAKDAEIALEAGAKLIGMILWPNSKRSVALSEAKEISRVAQSYGAESVGVFVDDDEETILRVSDSCRLNLVQLHGDESRSLLHVLSKDKRIIYVLNAADDGKLINAPPHEEYVLDWFLVDSAKGGSGKGFNWQKFQMPPVRSKNGWLLAGGLHADNVCEAVSVLKPDGLDVSSGICAADGIRKDPERISSFMSNVKSPSRS, encoded by the exons ATGGCGCCATCGATCTCAGTAAGACAGCCTCAACGAATTTCTATATTGCATACCAATG TACATACAAGAATTCCTCTAGTTAAAACGTCTTGCTTGGCGATGAAGAGTGCTCACGGATCAAACACCGTTACATCTTCACTACAAAGTCATGAAGGTGCCAAAGTTATCCAGCCTGTTGTCAAAATGTGTGGCATCACAACGGCCAAAGATGCTGAAATCGCTTTGGAGGCAGGAGCTAAACTTATTGGCATGATACTTTGGCCTAACTCTAAACGCTCTGTCGCATTATCAGAAGCAAAAGAAATTTCAAGAGTAGCACAATCTTATGGGGCTGAATCAGTTGGTGTTTTcgtagatgatgacgaagagacaATATTAAGAGTGTCTGATTCATGTCGCCTTAATTTAGTCCAG CTCCATGGAGATGAATCCCGTTCATTGCTTCATGTGCTTTCAAAGGATAAACGTATCATTTATGTCCTAAATGCTGCTGATGATGGAAAACTTATTAATGCTCCTCCTCATGAAGAATATGTGCTTGACTGGTTCTTAGTGGACAGTGCGAAAGGCGGAAG TGGCAAGGGATTCAACTGGCAGAAATTTCAGATGCCACCTGTTAGAAGCAAGAATGGATGGCTATTGGCTGGAGGCCTTCATGCTGATAATGTTTGCGAGGCAGTGTCTGTTCTGAAGCCAGATGGACTCGATGTTAGCAGTGGCATTTGTGCCGCTGATGGAATTCGAAAAGACCCCGAGAGAATTTCTTCTTTCATGAGCAACGTAAAATCCCCGAGCAGATCATAA